One Pseudodesulfovibrio cashew DNA window includes the following coding sequences:
- a CDS encoding ammonium transporter, which yields MIQSGDTAFILVSAALVLLMTPALALFYAGMVRSKNVLGTIMQSIIMISLITLEWIYLGYSLSFGPDVAGVIGGLNHLALSGVTAAPSPDYAPTIPHLVFMIYQCMFAVITPALITGAFAERVRFLPFICFSVLWSVLVYNPVCHWIWGGGFLGAMGVLDFAGGLVVHLTCGVAALVACIVIGPRKGFGKRQFIPHNLPMTVIGTGLLWFGWFGFNGGSALAADGIAATAFVSTHIAGMTGMLTWTLVEWYHVGKPTTLGACSGAIAGLATITPAAGFVSPNSAVLIGLMGGLICYTAVLAKNRFGYDDSLDVVGIHGVGGLVGTIALGLLASTAVNPGGADGLFFGNASFFLSQLTGIGVVGGYTLVVSWVLLKGINAFSPLRMEENDEEIGMDTSEHSETAYQA from the coding sequence ATGATTCAAAGCGGCGATACCGCCTTCATCCTCGTGTCCGCGGCGCTCGTGCTGCTGATGACCCCCGCGCTGGCGCTGTTCTACGCGGGCATGGTCCGCAGCAAGAACGTGCTCGGGACCATCATGCAGTCCATCATCATGATCTCGCTCATCACGCTCGAATGGATTTACCTAGGCTATTCCCTGAGCTTCGGCCCGGACGTGGCAGGCGTCATCGGGGGCCTGAACCACCTGGCCCTATCCGGCGTCACCGCCGCGCCCAGCCCGGATTACGCTCCCACAATCCCGCACCTCGTCTTCATGATCTACCAGTGCATGTTCGCGGTGATCACCCCCGCGCTGATCACCGGCGCGTTCGCCGAACGGGTGCGCTTTCTGCCGTTCATCTGCTTTTCCGTGCTCTGGTCAGTGCTCGTATACAACCCGGTCTGCCACTGGATATGGGGCGGCGGGTTTCTCGGGGCCATGGGCGTGCTCGACTTCGCGGGCGGCCTGGTCGTCCACCTGACCTGCGGCGTGGCCGCCCTGGTGGCCTGCATCGTCATCGGCCCGCGCAAGGGATTCGGCAAGCGCCAGTTCATTCCGCACAACCTGCCCATGACCGTCATCGGCACGGGCCTGCTCTGGTTCGGCTGGTTCGGCTTCAATGGCGGTTCGGCACTGGCCGCTGACGGCATCGCGGCCACGGCCTTCGTCTCAACCCACATAGCGGGCATGACGGGCATGCTCACCTGGACCCTGGTCGAATGGTACCACGTGGGCAAACCCACCACCCTGGGCGCATGCTCCGGGGCCATCGCGGGTCTGGCCACCATCACCCCGGCAGCCGGGTTCGTCAGCCCCAACTCCGCCGTGCTCATCGGCCTCATGGGCGGCCTGATCTGCTACACCGCCGTGCTGGCCAAGAACCGGTTCGGCTACGACGACTCCCTGGACGTGGTCGGCATCCACGGCGTGGGCGGCCTGGTGGGCACCATCGCCCTGGGCCTGCTCGCCTCCACCGCGGTTAATCCCGGCGGAGCGGACGGCCTCTTCTTCGGCAACGCCTCCTTCTTCCTGTCCCAGCTCACCGGCATCGGCGTGGTGGGCGGATACACCCTGGTCGTCTCCTGGGTCCTGCTCAAGGGGATCAACGCCTTCTCGCCCCTGCGCATGGAGGAGAACGACGAGGAAATCGGGATGGACACCTCGGAACACAGTGAAACCGCCTACCAGGCATAG
- a CDS encoding P-II family nitrogen regulator, protein MKKLEIITRNHKLDDVKEALTGLGIKGMTVTEVKGFGRQGGHKEVYRGAEYQVDFVPKIKIETVVEEGIVPQAVEAVSKAARTGKVGDGKIFISPVDDVVRIRTGESGPDAV, encoded by the coding sequence ATGAAAAAGCTGGAAATCATCACCCGCAACCACAAGCTGGACGACGTCAAGGAGGCCCTGACCGGCCTCGGCATCAAGGGCATGACCGTCACCGAGGTCAAAGGCTTTGGCCGCCAGGGGGGCCACAAGGAGGTCTACCGGGGCGCCGAATACCAGGTGGACTTCGTGCCCAAGATCAAGATCGAGACTGTCGTGGAGGAAGGAATCGTCCCGCAGGCAGTGGAGGCCGTGTCCAAGGCGGCCCGCACCGGCAAGGTCGGCGACGGCAAGATCTTCATCTCGCCCGTGGACGACGTGGTCCGCATCCGCACCGGCGAATCCGGCCCGGACGCGGTCTAG
- the topA gene encoding type I DNA topoisomerase: MPKDLIIVESPAKVKTISKFLGKDYIVDASVGHVRDLPTRDLGVDEEHDFTPQYEVIKGKEEVVKRLKAAAKKADTVYLAPDPDREGEAIAWHVAELIKPVNDKIRRIQFNEITSRAVKEALEHAQDLNENLFDSQQARRILDRLVGYKISPILWKNVKRGISAGRVQSVALKILVEREKERRAFKADEYWPFKVLLEGKNPPPFWMDLHKLEDKAVKPGVNHVGTQSEAEALQEALENGEFKVDSVQEKQRKRSPLPPYITSTLQQDANRRMGYSAKRTMSIAQRLYEGVELGARGTTALITYMRTDSVRVAKDAQDAAKELILDRFGADYYPPKTRNFKSKGGAQDAHEAIRPVDVTIVPEDVKQYLPGEQYRLYRLIWQRFVASQMAVATFWDTTVLVSAPRTLWRAKGERLLFPGFLAAMDKAGSEGDTELPKLDEGDVLKLNELKKEQKFTQPPPRYSEASLVKTLEELGIGRPSTYAAIISTLLDREYARQEEKRFVPTELGFTVSDQLSEHFQALMDVGFTAQMENLLDDVAAGKQDWVKLLKDFGGDFYPTLDKARTEMGRSQQVTDIKCENCGKPMAIKFGRTGEFLGCTGFPTCRTIKNFTRDEEGNIQIVEREKPEDTGVKCEKCGRPMAIKQSRRGEFLGCTGYPDCKNIVNFERDEDGKIKVVESEKPKVVGTCPECGGELLLKKARTGSRFIACSNYPDCTYAAPFSTGVPCPREGCEGELVEKSSRRGKLFYSCSTYPKCDYAVWNWPINEPCPKCGHPILTRKTTKDKGEHIACPKKGCGYTRDIDEPAGQEGEKE; this comes from the coding sequence ATGCCCAAAGATTTGATCATTGTTGAGTCCCCCGCCAAAGTGAAGACCATCTCCAAGTTCCTGGGGAAGGACTATATCGTGGACGCCTCCGTGGGCCACGTGCGCGACCTGCCCACCCGGGATCTCGGCGTGGACGAGGAGCACGATTTCACCCCGCAGTACGAGGTGATCAAAGGCAAGGAAGAAGTGGTGAAACGCCTCAAGGCGGCGGCCAAGAAGGCCGACACCGTCTACCTCGCCCCTGACCCGGACCGCGAAGGAGAGGCCATCGCCTGGCATGTGGCCGAGCTGATCAAGCCGGTCAACGACAAGATCCGGCGCATCCAGTTCAACGAAATCACTTCCCGCGCCGTGAAGGAAGCCCTGGAACACGCCCAGGACCTCAACGAGAACCTGTTCGACTCCCAGCAGGCGCGCCGCATCCTGGACCGCCTGGTGGGCTACAAGATTTCCCCCATCCTCTGGAAGAACGTGAAGCGCGGCATCTCCGCCGGGCGCGTCCAGTCCGTGGCGCTCAAGATCCTGGTGGAGCGCGAAAAGGAACGCCGCGCCTTCAAGGCCGACGAATACTGGCCGTTCAAGGTGCTCCTGGAGGGCAAGAACCCGCCGCCCTTCTGGATGGACCTGCACAAGCTGGAGGACAAGGCGGTCAAGCCCGGCGTCAACCACGTTGGCACCCAGTCCGAGGCCGAAGCCCTGCAGGAAGCCCTGGAGAACGGCGAGTTCAAGGTGGACTCCGTGCAGGAGAAGCAGCGCAAGCGCTCGCCCCTGCCGCCGTATATCACCTCCACACTCCAGCAGGACGCCAACCGCCGCATGGGCTACTCGGCCAAGCGGACCATGTCCATTGCCCAGCGCCTTTACGAAGGTGTTGAGCTGGGAGCCCGGGGCACCACCGCGCTGATTACCTACATGCGTACCGACTCCGTGCGCGTGGCCAAGGACGCGCAGGACGCGGCCAAGGAACTCATCCTCGACCGGTTCGGCGCTGACTACTACCCGCCGAAGACCCGCAATTTCAAATCCAAGGGCGGCGCACAGGACGCGCACGAAGCCATCCGTCCGGTCGACGTGACCATCGTGCCCGAAGACGTCAAGCAGTACCTCCCCGGCGAACAGTACCGGCTCTATCGGCTCATCTGGCAGCGCTTCGTGGCCTCGCAGATGGCCGTGGCCACCTTCTGGGACACCACGGTCCTGGTCTCGGCCCCGCGGACCCTGTGGCGCGCCAAGGGCGAGCGGCTGCTCTTCCCCGGCTTTCTGGCCGCCATGGACAAGGCCGGCTCCGAGGGCGACACCGAATTGCCCAAGCTGGACGAGGGCGACGTCCTGAAGCTCAACGAGCTGAAAAAGGAACAGAAGTTCACCCAGCCGCCGCCGCGTTACTCGGAAGCCTCGCTGGTCAAGACCCTGGAGGAGCTCGGCATCGGGCGGCCGTCCACCTACGCGGCCATCATCTCCACCCTCCTGGACCGCGAGTACGCGCGTCAGGAGGAGAAGAGGTTCGTGCCCACCGAGCTCGGGTTCACGGTCTCGGACCAGCTTTCCGAACATTTTCAGGCGCTCATGGACGTGGGCTTCACCGCCCAGATGGAGAACCTGCTGGATGACGTGGCCGCGGGCAAGCAGGACTGGGTCAAGCTGCTCAAGGATTTCGGCGGCGACTTCTATCCCACCCTGGACAAGGCGCGCACCGAGATGGGGCGCTCCCAGCAGGTCACGGACATCAAGTGCGAGAACTGCGGCAAGCCCATGGCCATCAAGTTCGGCCGGACAGGCGAGTTCCTGGGTTGCACCGGCTTCCCCACCTGTCGGACCATCAAGAACTTCACCCGCGACGAGGAAGGCAACATCCAGATCGTGGAGCGGGAAAAGCCCGAGGACACCGGCGTCAAGTGCGAGAAGTGCGGACGGCCCATGGCCATCAAGCAGTCCCGCCGCGGCGAGTTCCTGGGCTGCACCGGCTACCCGGACTGCAAGAACATCGTCAATTTCGAGCGCGACGAGGACGGCAAGATCAAGGTCGTCGAGTCGGAAAAGCCCAAGGTGGTCGGCACCTGCCCCGAGTGCGGCGGCGAGCTGCTGCTCAAGAAGGCGCGCACCGGCTCCCGATTCATCGCCTGCTCCAACTACCCGGACTGCACCTATGCCGCGCCGTTCTCCACGGGCGTTCCCTGCCCGCGTGAGGGCTGTGAAGGCGAGCTGGTGGAAAAGTCCTCACGCCGGGGAAAGCTCTTCTATTCCTGCTCCACCTACCCCAAGTGCGACTACGCGGTCTGGAACTGGCCCATCAACGAGCCGTGCCCCAAGTGCGGCCATCCCATCCTGACCCGCAAGACCACCAAGGACAAGGGCGAGCACATCGCCTGTCCCAAGAAAGGCTGCGGTTATACGCGGGACATCGACGAGCCCGCAGGCCAGGAAGGGGAAAAGGAATAG